A region from the Muribaculum gordoncarteri genome encodes:
- a CDS encoding HDIG domain-containing metalloprotein yields MTYQEIIDKYYPDDNELRHIYMKHARQVADLALAINRERSLNLDPVEVESAAMLHDIGIFATNAPGIHCHGDAHYMRHGVIGARLLRDEGAPESWALVAERHTGTGITMEDILQQQLDLPLGDYCPESMLEKLICYADKFYSKSGSMAKKPLSRVRNSIARHGSDSLSRFDRLHEMFAIPDTEA; encoded by the coding sequence ATGACCTATCAGGAAATAATCGACAAATACTACCCCGACGACAACGAGCTGCGACATATATATATGAAGCACGCTCGCCAGGTGGCCGACCTCGCACTCGCCATAAACCGCGAGCGCAGCCTCAACCTCGACCCCGTGGAAGTGGAGAGCGCGGCAATGTTGCACGACATAGGCATCTTCGCCACCAACGCTCCCGGCATACACTGCCATGGCGACGCCCACTATATGCGTCACGGCGTGATCGGCGCCCGGCTACTTCGCGACGAAGGAGCTCCCGAGTCATGGGCGCTTGTTGCCGAGCGTCACACCGGAACAGGCATAACAATGGAGGACATCCTGCAGCAACAACTCGACCTGCCCCTCGGCGACTACTGCCCCGAGTCGATGCTCGAGAAGCTGATTTGCTACGCCGACAAGTTCTACTCCAAGAGCGGCAGCATGGCCAAGAAGCCGCTGTCGCGCGTGCGCAACTCCATCGCGCGTCATGGAAGCGACTCCCTGTCGCGATTCGACCGGCTCCATGAAATGTTTGCAATCCCCGACACCGAAGCCTGA
- the asnS gene encoding asparagine--tRNA ligase encodes MKRTKIIDLFRPELIGQEVCVMGWVRTRRGNKHVQFVALNDGSTVKNVQIVFDMSQFTDEQLKPITTGSSIKVDGVLVESMGKGQSVEIQARELEVFGTADPEAYPLQKKGHTLEFLREKAHLRPRTNTFGAILRVRSALAFAIHKFFQEKGFFYLNTPLITASDCEGAGAMFQVTTLNLNNLPKTEEGQVDYSLDFFGKPTALTVSGQLEGELGATALGAIYTFGPTFRAENSNTPRHLSEFWMIEPEMAFYDITDNMDLAEEFIKYCISYALEHSLDDIQFLAEHYDPELVERLRFVLDNEFVRLSYSEGVKILEESGHKFEFPVYWGADLQSEHERYLVEEHFKRPVILTDYPKEIKAFYMKLNDDGKTVRAMDVLFPKIGEIIGGSEREENYDKLLGRIEELDIPMKDMWWYLDTRRFGTVPHAGFGLGFERLVLFVTGMTNIRDVIPFPRTPNNAEF; translated from the coding sequence ATGAAACGTACAAAGATAATTGACCTGTTTCGACCCGAACTGATAGGTCAGGAAGTGTGTGTCATGGGTTGGGTGCGCACCCGCCGAGGCAACAAGCATGTTCAGTTTGTGGCGTTGAACGACGGTTCGACAGTCAAGAACGTGCAGATAGTCTTCGACATGTCGCAGTTTACCGATGAGCAGCTCAAGCCCATCACCACAGGGTCGTCGATCAAGGTCGACGGTGTGCTGGTCGAGTCGATGGGCAAGGGACAATCGGTCGAGATTCAGGCTCGTGAGCTTGAGGTGTTCGGCACCGCCGACCCCGAGGCTTACCCGCTGCAGAAGAAGGGCCACACATTGGAGTTCCTGCGTGAAAAGGCGCATCTGCGTCCGCGCACCAACACCTTCGGCGCCATCCTGCGAGTGCGCAGTGCATTGGCATTTGCCATCCACAAGTTCTTCCAGGAAAAGGGATTCTTCTATCTCAACACTCCGCTCATCACGGCGAGTGACTGCGAGGGTGCCGGCGCTATGTTCCAGGTGACCACGCTCAATCTCAACAACCTCCCCAAAACCGAGGAGGGACAGGTTGACTACTCGCTCGACTTCTTCGGAAAGCCCACCGCACTTACCGTGTCGGGACAGCTTGAGGGTGAGCTTGGAGCCACCGCCCTTGGTGCCATATACACCTTCGGCCCCACATTCCGTGCCGAAAACTCCAACACTCCGCGTCACTTGTCGGAATTCTGGATGATCGAGCCTGAAATGGCGTTCTACGACATCACTGACAATATGGACCTTGCCGAGGAGTTTATCAAATACTGTATCAGCTATGCTCTTGAGCATTCGCTCGACGACATCCAATTCCTGGCCGAGCACTACGACCCCGAGCTTGTAGAGCGTCTGCGCTTCGTGCTCGACAACGAGTTTGTGCGCCTCTCCTATTCCGAAGGTGTTAAGATTCTTGAGGAGTCGGGTCACAAGTTTGAGTTCCCCGTATATTGGGGCGCCGACCTTCAGAGCGAGCATGAGCGTTATCTCGTCGAGGAGCATTTCAAGCGTCCGGTGATACTTACCGACTATCCCAAGGAGATAAAGGCCTTCTACATGAAGCTCAACGACGACGGAAAGACCGTAAGGGCCATGGATGTCCTCTTCCCGAAGATCGGAGAGATTATCGGCGGCTCGGAGCGTGAGGAGAACTACGACAAGCTTCTCGGACGCATCGAGGAGCTCGACATCCCCATGAAGGACATGTGGTGGTATCTTGACACCCGTCGTTTCGGCACCGTTCCTCATGCAGGATTCGGACTCGGATTTGAGCGTCTTGTGCTCTTCGTGACCGGTATGACCAACATTCGTGACGTCATTCCCTTCCCGCGTACACCCAACAACGCCGAGTTCTAA
- the purB gene encoding adenylosuccinate lyase: MQLTQLTAISPIDGRYRGKCERLDEYFSEFALIRYRVRVEIEYFIALCEIPLPQLAAVNPEIFPELRSIYKNFTLADAERIKSIESVTNHDVKAVEYFLKERWDALGLESFKEFIHFGLTSQDINNTSVPLSIKEALEHVYRPLLMELVEHLEARAEEWKDLPMLAKTHGQPASPTRLGKEIKVFSYRLRRQIALLDAVPVSGKFGGATGNFNAHLTAYPSIDWRDFAARFLNDRLGIEREEYTTQISNYDNMAAIFDALRRINTIILDLDKDMWQYISMEYFKQKIKAGEVGSSAMPHKVNPIDFENSEGNLGIANAVLDHLAMKLPISRLQRDLTDSTVLRNIGVPLGHMMIALSSTLKGLNKLLLNEAAIARDLDNMWNVVAEGIQTILRREGYPKPYETLKELTRVNTTVTAESIASFIDTLNVNDAVKEELKHLSPHSYTGY; this comes from the coding sequence ATGCAACTGACTCAACTTACAGCTATTTCGCCCATTGACGGCCGTTATCGCGGCAAATGCGAGCGTCTTGACGAGTATTTTTCGGAGTTTGCGCTCATTCGTTATCGAGTGCGTGTGGAAATCGAGTATTTCATCGCCTTGTGCGAAATCCCCTTGCCTCAGCTCGCGGCTGTCAATCCGGAGATATTCCCCGAGCTGCGCAGCATATATAAAAACTTCACTTTGGCCGATGCCGAGCGCATCAAGTCGATAGAATCGGTGACCAACCACGATGTCAAGGCTGTTGAATACTTCCTTAAGGAGCGTTGGGACGCTCTTGGGCTGGAGAGCTTCAAGGAGTTCATCCATTTCGGCCTCACCTCGCAGGACATCAACAACACTTCGGTGCCCCTGTCGATCAAGGAGGCTCTTGAGCATGTGTATCGTCCGCTTCTTATGGAGCTTGTGGAGCATCTTGAGGCCCGCGCCGAAGAGTGGAAGGATCTGCCCATGCTCGCCAAGACTCACGGCCAGCCGGCTTCGCCCACTCGTCTTGGCAAGGAGATAAAGGTGTTCAGCTATCGTCTGCGCCGTCAGATAGCGCTGCTCGACGCTGTTCCCGTGAGCGGAAAGTTTGGTGGCGCCACCGGAAATTTCAACGCGCATCTCACTGCCTATCCTTCGATTGACTGGCGTGACTTTGCCGCACGTTTCCTCAACGACCGCTTAGGCATAGAGCGTGAGGAGTACACAACCCAGATTTCCAACTACGACAACATGGCTGCCATTTTCGACGCCCTGCGCCGCATCAACACTATCATCCTCGACCTTGACAAGGACATGTGGCAGTACATATCAATGGAATATTTCAAGCAGAAGATAAAGGCAGGCGAGGTAGGTTCGTCGGCAATGCCCCATAAGGTCAACCCCATCGACTTTGAGAACTCCGAGGGTAATCTCGGCATAGCCAATGCGGTGCTTGACCACCTGGCAATGAAGCTGCCTATATCGCGTCTGCAGCGTGACCTCACCGACTCAACCGTACTGCGCAATATAGGTGTGCCTCTGGGTCACATGATGATTGCCCTCAGCTCTACGCTTAAGGGACTCAACAAGCTGCTCCTCAATGAAGCCGCTATAGCCCGCGACCTCGACAACATGTGGAATGTGGTAGCCGAGGGAATCCAGACGATACTCCGTCGCGAAGGTTATCCGAAGCCCTACGAAACCTTGAAGGAGCTTACCCGCGTCAACACCACGGTTACTGCCGAGAGCATCGCATCGTTTATCGACACGCTCAATGTGAACGACGCGGTCAAGGAGGAGCTTAAGCATCTTTCGCCCCACTCCTACACAGGATATTGA
- a CDS encoding branched-chain amino acid aminotransferase, giving the protein MTEELDWGKLSFGYIPTDYNVRCYYRDGKWGDIEVSQSETINLHIAATALHYGQEIFEGLKAFRGKDGKVRIFRLEENAKRIIESAKGIMMAPVPVELFTEMVKKVVKLNERFVPPYGSGASLYIRPLEIGISAQVGVKPATEYLFLILVTPVGPYFKEGFKPTNICIMREFDRVAPKGTGRWKVGGNYAASLEAGERAHSLGYSAVLYLDPKEKKYLDECGPANFFAIKDGKYITPASESILPSITNKSLMQLAEDMGITVERRHIPLEELAEIQEAAACGTAAVASPVAEIDDLDTGVKYVVSKDGQPGPVVTALYNKLRAIQLGEEEDIHGWNTVID; this is encoded by the coding sequence ATGACCGAGGAATTAGATTGGGGAAAGCTCTCTTTCGGCTACATCCCCACCGATTACAACGTACGTTGCTACTATCGCGACGGCAAATGGGGCGATATCGAAGTTTCACAATCCGAAACAATCAATCTCCACATTGCCGCCACCGCATTGCATTATGGACAAGAGATATTTGAAGGTCTGAAGGCCTTCCGTGGTAAGGACGGCAAAGTGCGCATATTCCGTCTTGAGGAGAACGCCAAGCGCATAATCGAGTCGGCCAAAGGAATCATGATGGCTCCCGTCCCCGTAGAGCTCTTCACCGAAATGGTAAAGAAAGTAGTGAAGCTCAACGAGCGCTTCGTGCCACCCTACGGAAGCGGAGCATCGCTCTACATCCGTCCGCTTGAGATAGGCATTTCGGCACAAGTAGGCGTAAAGCCCGCCACCGAATACCTCTTCCTTATACTCGTAACCCCCGTGGGCCCCTACTTCAAGGAGGGATTCAAGCCCACCAATATATGTATCATGCGCGAGTTTGACCGCGTAGCCCCCAAAGGCACAGGACGCTGGAAAGTCGGAGGAAACTATGCCGCAAGCCTCGAAGCCGGCGAACGCGCCCACTCTCTCGGCTACTCGGCCGTGCTCTATCTCGACCCCAAGGAGAAGAAATATCTCGACGAATGCGGCCCCGCCAACTTCTTCGCGATAAAGGACGGCAAATATATAACTCCCGCATCGGAATCGATTCTGCCCTCGATAACCAACAAGAGCCTCATGCAGCTTGCCGAGGACATGGGCATTACCGTTGAACGACGCCACATCCCACTTGAGGAGCTTGCCGAAATCCAGGAGGCGGCAGCCTGCGGAACAGCAGCCGTGGCTTCGCCCGTCGCCGAAATCGACGACCTCGACACCGGCGTGAAATATGTAGTCAGCAAGGACGGCCAGCCCGGCCCCGTAGTGACAGCCCTCTACAACAAGCTGCGCGCAATACAGCTCGGCGAGGAAGAGGACATCCACGGATGGAACACCGTCATCGACTAA
- a CDS encoding SusC/RagA family TonB-linked outer membrane protein, which translates to MTRKAWIVAVMVLCFSFPALAQTITVTGTVTDATGEPLIGASVIAKGTSVGAATDFDGNYSLSVDPKATLIVSYVGYDTQEIPVDGRTNINVVLKENSVMLNEVVAIGYGSVKKSDATGAVSAIKPSEVQAGLATSAQDLLVGRSPGVVVTTNGGQPEGGASIQIRGGASLSASNEPLIVIDGVPMDTKGTLGSSNPMSLVNPENIESMTILKDASATAIFGSRASNGVIIITTKKGSSGAPVVNFAANMYINTPRNYVDMMNASEFSSFILTRYGEGSSQVNALGDANTNWQKEVLRTTVSSDYNLSVGGTYKVLPYRVSVSYTNNNGIVNTTKMDRATVGINLSPKFFDGLLSVNANVRGAYINNRFFDGSALGASVSFNPTLPVYAPEGNVFNNYTTYVGTRVARPTDAGSSINTIQTLNPVSLINEYNSSSKVYQSIGNLQLDLAMPFLRELHANLNLGYDLSRSNVNNIWAANSPMSWKNGSDLLLPDPDNPAVMKIQNVKDGEGRYFHEHQVKANLLLDFYLNYKKDFDAISSNLDATAGYSWQSFRWQGNSFTQVNTGEHKGFQAYPTNYYRNDLKLVSFFGRINYTFMDRYLATVTLRQDGTSRFSKNHRWGTFPSVSLAWRIIDEAFMEPTRSVLSDLKIRASWGITGQQDIGDDFFPYMPIYTIGNNGNSAPNTTAYPNIIPDGKGGFINVIKPNGYNSDIKWEETTTWNFGIDFGFLNNRIAGNLEVYKRKTKDLLTWATVPAGSNLTNAMNTNIGDLENTGIEFNINTRPIVTRDFTWTSDFNISWNKNKITKLTDGDDPGYFIATGGISAGTGTNIQAHMVGHPAYSFYVYQQVYDVNGDPIEGQFVDRNGDGQITEADKYIYHSRDPKVVFTWNNTFNYKNWDFGMVLRANIGNWVYNDFEAANTSISSTSSAPLSNLMSNRFLFNDLGVRGVQSDYFVRNASFLRCDNITIGYTWPNLLNDALRLRLYGAVQNPFVITKYNGLDPEVFGGIDNAVYPRPVTVSFGIVAQF; encoded by the coding sequence ATGACTCGGAAGGCCTGGATTGTCGCCGTGATGGTCCTGTGTTTCTCCTTCCCGGCTCTGGCACAGACGATTACAGTAACGGGTACTGTGACCGACGCTACCGGAGAACCTCTTATCGGAGCCAGTGTGATAGCTAAAGGTACCTCAGTGGGCGCTGCTACCGACTTCGACGGTAACTATTCCCTTTCGGTCGACCCTAAAGCCACGTTGATTGTGTCGTATGTCGGCTATGATACACAAGAAATACCTGTTGACGGTCGCACCAACATCAATGTTGTCCTCAAGGAGAACTCGGTGATGCTTAACGAAGTTGTGGCCATCGGTTACGGTAGCGTTAAGAAGAGCGATGCCACAGGAGCAGTTTCGGCCATCAAGCCCAGTGAGGTTCAGGCCGGTCTTGCAACATCGGCTCAGGACCTTCTCGTAGGCCGCAGCCCCGGTGTTGTCGTTACCACCAACGGTGGTCAGCCTGAAGGCGGTGCAAGCATCCAGATTCGTGGTGGTGCATCACTCAGCGCAAGCAACGAGCCGTTGATTGTTATCGACGGCGTGCCCATGGACACCAAGGGCACATTGGGTTCTTCCAACCCAATGTCACTCGTAAACCCCGAGAACATCGAGTCAATGACAATTCTTAAGGATGCCTCGGCAACTGCCATCTTCGGTAGCCGTGCATCTAACGGTGTGATCATCATCACCACCAAGAAGGGATCGTCGGGCGCTCCCGTCGTGAACTTTGCTGCCAATATGTACATCAACACTCCGCGCAACTATGTCGACATGATGAATGCTTCGGAGTTCAGCTCATTTATCCTCACCCGTTACGGTGAAGGCTCAAGCCAGGTTAACGCCCTCGGCGATGCAAACACCAACTGGCAGAAGGAAGTGCTCCGCACTACAGTGTCGAGCGACTACAACCTGAGCGTAGGCGGTACTTATAAGGTGCTTCCTTATCGTGTGTCGGTAAGCTACACCAACAACAACGGTATCGTGAATACCACCAAGATGGACCGTGCTACAGTGGGTATCAACCTTTCGCCCAAGTTCTTCGACGGCCTCCTTTCAGTTAACGCCAACGTGCGCGGCGCTTACATCAACAACCGCTTCTTCGACGGTAGTGCCCTTGGCGCATCGGTAAGCTTCAACCCCACGCTGCCCGTTTATGCTCCCGAAGGCAATGTGTTCAACAACTACACCACCTATGTGGGAACACGTGTTGCCCGTCCCACCGATGCAGGTTCAAGCATCAACACCATCCAGACACTCAACCCCGTGTCATTGATTAACGAATACAACTCTTCATCAAAGGTATATCAGAGCATAGGTAACCTTCAGCTCGACCTAGCAATGCCGTTCCTCCGCGAACTCCACGCCAACCTCAACCTCGGTTACGACTTGAGCCGCTCCAATGTCAACAACATCTGGGCAGCCAACTCTCCTATGTCGTGGAAAAACGGTAGCGACCTGCTCCTCCCCGATCCCGACAATCCTGCGGTTATGAAGATTCAGAATGTAAAGGACGGTGAAGGCCGTTACTTCCACGAACACCAGGTGAAGGCCAACCTCCTTCTCGACTTCTACCTCAACTACAAGAAGGATTTCGACGCCATCTCATCCAACCTTGACGCTACTGCAGGTTACTCTTGGCAGTCATTCCGTTGGCAGGGCAACAGCTTCACTCAGGTAAACACCGGTGAGCACAAGGGCTTCCAGGCTTATCCCACCAACTACTACCGCAACGACCTTAAGCTCGTTTCGTTCTTCGGTCGTATCAACTACACATTCATGGACCGCTATCTCGCCACCGTGACATTGCGTCAGGACGGTACTTCACGTTTCTCCAAGAATCATCGCTGGGGTACATTCCCGTCGGTTTCTCTTGCATGGCGTATCATCGACGAAGCTTTCATGGAACCCACACGCAGCGTGCTCAGCGACCTTAAGATCCGTGCCAGCTGGGGTATCACCGGTCAGCAGGATATAGGCGACGACTTCTTCCCCTACATGCCTATCTATACAATAGGTAACAACGGTAACTCGGCGCCCAACACCACTGCCTATCCCAACATCATCCCCGACGGAAAGGGCGGATTCATCAACGTTATCAAGCCTAACGGTTACAACTCCGACATCAAGTGGGAGGAAACAACCACATGGAACTTCGGTATCGACTTCGGATTCCTCAACAACCGCATCGCAGGTAACCTTGAGGTCTACAAGCGTAAGACCAAGGACCTGTTGACCTGGGCCACCGTTCCTGCAGGATCTAACCTGACCAATGCAATGAACACCAACATCGGTGACCTTGAGAACACCGGTATCGAGTTCAACATCAACACCCGTCCTATCGTGACACGTGACTTCACATGGACATCCGACTTCAACATCTCCTGGAACAAGAACAAGATCACCAAGCTTACCGACGGTGACGATCCCGGTTACTTCATCGCTACCGGTGGCATATCGGCCGGTACAGGTACCAACATCCAGGCCCACATGGTGGGACACCCCGCTTACAGCTTCTACGTTTACCAGCAGGTTTACGATGTTAACGGCGACCCCATCGAAGGTCAGTTTGTCGACCGTAACGGTGACGGCCAGATAACCGAAGCCGACAAGTACATCTATCACAGCCGCGACCCGAAGGTGGTGTTCACTTGGAACAACACGTTCAATTATAAGAACTGGGACTTCGGTATGGTACTCCGTGCCAACATCGGCAACTGGGTGTACAACGACTTTGAAGCAGCCAACACCTCTATCTCATCGACCTCATCGGCACCGTTGAGCAACCTCATGAGCAATCGCTTCCTCTTCAACGACCTTGGAGTGCGCGGCGTGCAGAGCGACTACTTCGTGCGCAATGCAAGCTTCCTCCGTTGCGACAACATCACCATTGGTTACACTTGGCCCAACCTGCTCAACGACGCACTTCGTCTGCGCCTCTACGGAGCGGTTCAGAATCCTTTCGTGATTACCAAGTACAACGGTCTTGATCCCGAGGTATTCGGCGGTATCGACAATGCCGTATATCCTCGTCCTGTCACCGTATCATTCGGTATAGTAGCTCAATTCTAA
- a CDS encoding pseudouridine synthase, whose product MDSEEKKPKRPRIGENRIAASSDGDAQHYGKVNYDQPSDYQSSGEHTQGDYQRERNYQPRPYNNNRQQGGYGNNRYNQGGYRQGNNYNNRYNQGGYQPRQQYQSPAASEGAESTTPAEGTSMSEGYTPSTQQEGGYNNYRQQGGYNNNRQGGYNNNRQGGYNNNRQGGYNNNRQGGYNNNRQGGYNNNRQGGYNNRQGGYNNNRQQGGYNNNRQQGGYNNRQQGGYNNNRQQGPNRQGGYNNRRQQGPNRQGFNAPRQGKSFTPRPKRIEYEMPIPDPNEQIRLNKFMANAGICSRREADEFIQQGLVKVNGEVVTELGTKISHSDVVEYDEKVVTLESKCYILLNKPKDCVTTSDDPNGRTTVMDLVKGACNERIYPVGRLDRNTTGVLLLTNDGDLASKLTHPKYVKKKIYHVWTDKDISEDDMQAIADGIELEDGPIHADAISYATENDRNQAGIEIHSGRNRIVRRIFESLGYHVTKLDRVYFAGLTKKNLPRGRWRYLTQEEVNFLKMGSFE is encoded by the coding sequence ATGGACAGTGAAGAAAAGAAACCCAAACGACCGAGAATCGGCGAAAATCGCATCGCAGCATCATCGGACGGAGATGCACAACATTACGGTAAAGTAAACTATGACCAACCGAGCGACTATCAGTCGTCGGGCGAGCATACTCAGGGAGATTACCAGCGAGAACGCAACTATCAACCCCGTCCCTACAACAACAATCGTCAGCAGGGTGGTTACGGCAACAATCGTTACAACCAGGGCGGATACCGTCAGGGCAACAACTATAACAACCGATACAATCAGGGAGGTTATCAGCCTCGTCAACAATATCAATCGCCTGCGGCATCGGAGGGCGCCGAAAGCACTACACCCGCCGAAGGCACTTCGATGAGCGAAGGTTACACTCCTTCGACTCAGCAGGAGGGCGGTTACAACAACTATCGTCAGCAGGGCGGTTACAATAACAATCGTCAGGGCGGCTATAACAACAATCGTCAGGGCGGTTACAACAACAATCGTCAGGGTGGTTACAACAACAACCGTCAGGGTGGCTACAACAATAATCGTCAGGGCGGTTACAACAACAATCGCCAGGGCGGCTACAACAACCGCCAGGGTGGTTACAACAACAACCGTCAGCAGGGTGGCTACAACAACAATCGCCAGCAGGGCGGCTATAACAACCGTCAGCAGGGTGGTTACAACAACAATCGCCAGCAGGGTCCCAACCGTCAGGGCGGTTACAACAACCGTCGTCAGCAGGGTCCCAACCGCCAGGGATTCAACGCACCCCGTCAGGGCAAGAGCTTCACTCCGCGTCCAAAGCGCATAGAGTACGAAATGCCGATACCCGATCCCAACGAACAGATTCGTCTTAACAAGTTCATGGCCAATGCCGGAATATGCTCACGCCGCGAAGCCGACGAATTTATCCAGCAGGGTCTTGTAAAGGTGAACGGAGAGGTAGTAACCGAACTCGGAACCAAGATTTCGCACAGCGATGTCGTTGAATATGATGAAAAGGTGGTGACACTGGAGAGCAAGTGCTACATCCTGCTCAACAAACCCAAGGATTGCGTGACCACAAGCGACGACCCCAACGGCCGCACAACAGTGATGGACCTCGTAAAGGGTGCTTGCAACGAGCGCATCTATCCCGTAGGTCGTCTTGACCGCAACACTACCGGTGTGCTTCTTCTCACCAACGACGGCGACCTCGCCTCGAAGCTCACACATCCCAAGTATGTGAAGAAGAAAATCTATCACGTGTGGACCGACAAGGACATCTCGGAAGATGACATGCAGGCAATCGCCGACGGAATCGAGCTTGAGGACGGCCCCATCCATGCCGACGCAATAAGCTATGCCACCGAGAACGACCGCAATCAGGCCGGTATCGAGATTCACTCGGGACGCAACCGCATCGTGCGCCGCATCTTCGAGAGCCTCGGCTATCACGTGACCAAGCTTGACCGTGTTTACTTTGCCGGACTCACCAAGAAGAATCTTCCCCGCGGTCGCTGGCGTTACCTCACCCAGGAGGAGGTCAACTTCCTCAAGATGGGATCATTTGAATAA
- the metK gene encoding methionine adenosyltransferase codes for MTNYLFTSESVSEGHPDKVADQISDAILDEFLAHDPDSKVACETLVTTGQVVVAGEVKSKAYIDLMDVTRRVINEIGYDRSELKFDGNACGVFSALHEQSADINRGVERADEQEQGAGDQGMMFGYACNETPNYMPLSLDLSHALLRELSAIRREGELMPYLRPDSKSQVTIEYSPDGTPVRIHTIVISTQHDEFIPAEDAESQEKADEMMLEKIRTDVRDILLPRVKAKLPDSVKALFDDKLILHVNPTGKFVIGGPHGDTGLTGRKIIVDTYGGRGAHGGGAFSGKDPSKVDRSAAYAARHIAKNLVAAGVAREALVQVAYAIGVAQPVSLYVNTRGTANVDMTDAEISQHVSKLFDMRPHAIEKRLKLRNPIYQETASFGHMGREPRTVTKTFISKYEPTKTIEVELFTWEKLDAVDAIRNEFGL; via the coding sequence ATGACCAATTATCTTTTCACTTCGGAATCGGTGTCGGAAGGACACCCCGACAAAGTCGCCGACCAAATCTCCGACGCAATACTCGACGAATTTCTCGCTCATGACCCCGACTCAAAGGTGGCCTGCGAAACTCTTGTCACCACCGGACAGGTAGTCGTTGCCGGCGAAGTCAAGAGCAAAGCCTACATCGACCTGATGGATGTGACTCGACGAGTGATTAACGAAATAGGCTACGACCGCAGCGAGCTGAAGTTTGACGGCAACGCTTGCGGAGTATTCTCGGCCCTCCACGAGCAGAGCGCCGACATCAACCGAGGTGTGGAACGTGCCGACGAGCAGGAACAGGGAGCCGGCGACCAAGGCATGATGTTCGGTTACGCCTGCAACGAAACCCCCAACTATATGCCCTTGTCGCTCGACCTCAGTCACGCACTGCTGCGCGAGCTCTCGGCAATACGCCGCGAAGGCGAGCTGATGCCCTACCTCCGTCCCGACTCAAAGAGCCAGGTGACAATCGAATACTCGCCCGACGGCACTCCGGTGCGCATACACACTATCGTCATCTCGACACAGCACGACGAGTTCATCCCGGCCGAAGATGCCGAGTCGCAGGAAAAAGCCGATGAAATGATGCTCGAGAAGATACGCACCGATGTCCGCGACATCCTTCTCCCCCGCGTGAAGGCCAAGCTTCCCGACAGCGTCAAGGCTCTTTTCGACGACAAGCTGATACTCCATGTCAACCCCACCGGCAAATTCGTAATCGGAGGTCCCCACGGCGACACCGGACTCACCGGACGCAAGATAATCGTCGACACCTACGGCGGACGCGGAGCCCACGGCGGCGGTGCCTTCTCGGGTAAGGACCCCTCCAAGGTCGACCGTTCGGCAGCCTATGCGGCCCGTCACATCGCCAAGAATCTCGTTGCCGCCGGCGTGGCTCGCGAAGCTCTCGTCCAGGTTGCCTATGCCATCGGTGTGGCACAGCCTGTAAGCCTCTATGTCAACACCCGCGGAACAGCCAATGTCGACATGACCGACGCCGAGATATCGCAGCACGTGTCCAAGCTGTTTGACATGCGTCCCCACGCCATCGAAAAGCGCTTGAAACTACGCAACCCCATCTATCAGGAAACCGCCTCGTTCGGCCACATGGGACGCGAACCCCGCACCGTGACCAAAACGTTCATTTCAAAGTATGAACCCACCAAAACCATAGAGGTAGAGCTCTTCACATGGGAAAAACTCGATGCTGTTGACGCAATACGCAACGAATTTGGCCTATAA